CAAAAAATTACCTAAGAGAGTCTTTATTGCTTACTCATAATGCCTCCTGAAATTAACATTATTAGCATGCGTGATGTTAAGGCTCCCTGCTCTGTGGACACAGTAGGTTCCCTTTGTGGGAAGTCATAAGGAGTAATTTCCAACTAGGGCAAGGCAGAGGTGTCCATCctacatttttcctgttttactgAGTGGGACTGATTTTCACCCAAAAGCATCACATATTCATTGGCCTTTCTTCTGCGGTTATGGCATTAACCTTTAGATTTATGAGGAAATTTACCCATCTACTATCAAGTTTTATTCAGATGAGCAATATTTAGACAATCAAGAGAGGTTAATGTTCCCCTGAAGTTCTGGAAAATGTATTTGGTACTTTTTTATAATCTTCTTCCCTCTGTAGTTACCCAGTTACTTTTTTGAGAAATGCTGgagtttttccttttattaattCATTTGTTCATTTGtcggaggaaaaaaaattagaggcGGCAACAAGGAAATCATCCTGCAAAGGAGTCAGGAGCTGAGGTGCTTTGAAATGGCAAAGTGCTGGCTGGTGGCACATGTGGGATGTTCCAGCCTGCGGGATGCATGTGGCATTCAGCACATCACTGGAGGCCAGTCCCTAATGCTCTACTGCTGAGGAGAAAAGTAGAAAAGAtttgcaggaggaggaggagaaataCGTGACAGGATTGGTATGGTTCTGTAGGTGCCTTTGTGTGCTGACCAGTTACAGCATTCGCCTCATGGGTAAGAGCCctaaaagttaatttttattaaacagTAATTGAATAAAATAGTAAACTAATTACAGGAGCAGGGATTAGAGTTTTTCTCCCTCCACAGTTTTAAACTTAGATTAAATAACAGTGATCTGCTTAAAGAGTGGTTTGAGCCTTTGTATATAAAACTAGAGAAATCAGATTTCTTAGGTAGGTCATTTCCCTATTttatattaaacaaaaaagcaaataaatcaaAGAAACATAAATACACTCTACTTAGTTTTACCTTGCtaacataaaatgaaattatataaCCAAGAATGCCGTTCTGGATTGAATTTTTCAGGCTGAGTTGTGTGTATGGTGAGGTATTAGTTTCAGGCAGCTAATTCAGATGCATTTGATCCCTGTGTGGATTtgcctctctttctctctgtaaaATGTACAGGGAAAAGGATGACTTCTAATGTTGCTTTTCCTACCTTACTGAACTAATACGTTGAAATACCTGGTGTAAATAATCTCCCCATTGTCCCAGGGCCAGGCAGAACTATTTAGGGAGCTATTACCCCCCTCTTTTACCAGTGTAATGTGAAATATATAACAGAAAATGGAGTAGTACATAAAATATACCATTTTACAAACCTGTGATGCATCATAATCTGAATCCATGTTAGTGGTATCACAGCTGTCTCAAAACGGAAATTTAAGAATTTCAGAGAGCTCAGAGACAGGAATCAATTAAGGTCTCAAAAATTATCTTGTGAAACAATACAGAAAAGACTAGATTTCAGAAAGGCATGAGATCTAGCAGCTAATGGCAAACAATAAATTTAGGTAATTAAAGACCAGATAATTTCTTACCTTCATTACAAACTTGgtattaaaaatgtgtttttatttcatattctAAATGTGAAAGAAATGCTTGGTTACCTGTGATGATTTTCTGGAACTTCCTGGCAGTTATGCAGCATTTTTACACACAGCTTTGTAGATTGATGATGCATGTCACATATTGACATGTGTGACGTGACGTACACGTGAGCGTCATTTAAGGACATTGTTAATTGTTCTGTGTAACAGATGACAAAGAACGGTACGGTGGAATCTGAGGAAGCCAATACACTGACTCTGGATGACATTTCTGATGATGATATTGATCTAGACAACACTGAAGTAGATGAGTACTTCTTTCTCCAACCCCTGCCTACAAAAAAGCGGCGGGCGTTGCTGCGAGCTTCTGGAGTGAAGAAGATTGACGTGGAAGAAAAGCATGAGCTGCGAGCCATTCGCTTGTCCAGAGAGGATTGTGGCTGTGACTGCCGTGTGTTCTGTGACCCAGAAACTTGCACCTGCAGTCTTGCAGGCATAAAATGTCAGGTAAATGTCTACATTATTGTCATTATTTAATTGTCTAGGGAGGGGGAAGGTTGTGTGTTCGTGCACATGTGTGTACTTTCTGTTCTTGAAGTTATAACTATTGGAAATTAAGCATTAGGCAATAACACTTGTGGATGTCCAACTTGGTTTTTAAGGCCTTGTTTTAAGGTTATATAGTGGGCAACCAATACAATCTcctaaaatatctttaatatGATTTTCGGCACATGCATGGCttagggtgtttttttgttcttacaCAAGTATTCTGCTCCTCATACTCCTTTTAAGCCTTTATCTAAATAGGCAGGTGCAGACAACAGAAGAATAAGTAGCCTGCAGATTTCAGAAGGGATATTACCTTTTATTTTAGAAACAATTAGCAGACACTCCAAATGTGAATTACAGTCCAAACTCCATGGGAAACAATAAATGACATTCTGCGATACTGTCCTTTATGTAACATGTATGATACGTAAAATCTGTGCATGATACCTTTGTACTGCCTACATGCAAATTTATCTGCTAATATAGCAGATTTTTCCTCTACAGACTGAAGAGGTATTTCATATTGTACATTTGCATAGTGTCAGCTGTACATGTCCCAAAATGTTCCCTAAAAGATATTTCTGCTAGTTCTGCTGAGTTGCTGTTGTGCAGCTGAGTTTTCTTCCTGAATGCATTTTTCATCATCTCATAAATCCAAGCTAAACTTTCTCTGCTATTTTAAATAATGCAGTCTCTTTGCTGTTCCTGTTTTCATCTCCACATGTGGGGAAGATGAACTGGATTATGTTGTGTGGTTCTCCTGCTCATATTTGATGTTTAGGTGTTACAGTGCAGGTGAAAGTCACAGACCTTAGGCTGTCTAATCAAACTTGCCACCACATGGATTCAGTCACATTTTCAAAAGATACTAGATGTAGAAGTTCTGTGCCCAGTCTGTTGAGCTTACAGTGTTGCATCTAGAATTGGCTGGATCACCTTTGAAAATTCACTTGAGTTTTTGTTCCTGTATTCTGGGATCAGGTGTCCCGATTGGTAACTTTATAAAGGTTTTTGTATATAATTCATTTTTGTATATCATTCATTTTGTTTCAATGAGTGTCTAGTTTCCATGAATTTTACCAAATTTTAAGGTGTGTCTAGTAATGTTTTTGCCTGGATTTGAGCACAAAATGAAGTAAAGCTATAGCAGATCAAGAAATTGCAAAGCTACCTATTTTTTGTTCCACTGTGTAATAAATAACCTGTGGAACAGAATCAATTTTCCCTCCTCTGCAATAGTGGAGCATGTCCAGGCCCCAGGTTACTGTTCTCTCGATACTGCTAAACTCCAGGACTGACTCCCTGAATGATTGTTAGCTTTGACTTATTCTACCAGCATTTCTCAAGGTGAATCCAACTTCACCTTTGTATTTCTCTAAGCTCTGTCATGTCACCAGGCTTTTGCTTCCTATTGTTAATCTgtattctcttttttaaaaggtGGATCGTATGTCTTTTCCATGCGGTTGCACTAAAGAAGGGTGTAGCAATACAGCAGGTAGAATCGAATTTAACCCTATCCGTGTACGGACTCACTTTTTGCACACGATAATGAAACTTGAATTGGAGAAAAATAGAGAGCAGCAAGTTCCAGCACTCAATGGCTGTCACACTGAGATAAGTGCACACAGTAGTTCCATGAGTCCAGGACCCCATCCAGTTGAATATTCGATTGCAGAAAATTTTGAGATTGAAACCGAAGCCCCGGCTACAGTTATGCATTCCCAGTCAGCCGAGGACTTGGACTGCccaggggaagaggaggaagaggaagatgggAGTAGCTTTTGTAGTGGAGTTACAGATTCTAGTACACAGAGTTTAGCCCCTAGTGAATCAGATGAtgatgaagaggaagaggaagatgaggaggaagatgaggaggaagaaaaagcagatgATTTTGTAGAAAGTATGAGCTCCCATGCTGATATGGTGCCTCTTCCTTCTGTCCTTTGCTACTCTGATGGAACTGCTGTGCATGAAAACCACTCTAAAAATGCCTCATACTATACTAACTCTTCAACTCTGTATTACCAAATAGAGAACCACGTTGCTGGCACTGCTAACCAGATCGGTGAGACTTACTCAGAAAGGGATGCTGTCAAGAATGGTAGTCTTTCTCTGGTGCCTTACAACATGACTTCAGAACAGTTTGTTGACTACACACGGCCATCAGAGGAAACTTTTAGCAGCCCTCATTACCCTTCTGCCAACCCCTCAGTGATTGTTTGCTGCTCATCTTCTGAAGGGGATGGCAGTGCTCCCTGTAACAGTCTATACACTGAGCATAGGCCGAGTCACCCACCAGTGGAATTTCACTCATACTTGAAAGGTCCTTCTCAAGATGGCTTTGTTTCCGCTTTGAATGGTGACAGTCATGTGCAGGAACACCCTGCTGAGAATTCTCTAAACCTCCCAGAAAAGAGCAGACTGCACGAAGAGTGCATCAAATCACCAGTGGTAGAGACGGTGcctgtttaaaattaaattattctagGACTGACTTCCTGTGTTAAAATTCACTCCCATTGGATTTTCCTAGAAACTTACTTTTTTAAGAGGTAGACAATACTTGGACTAGTCAATGTTCCAGAcacattttgttttctcaagCTACACTGGCAGTGATATTGCACAAAACCAGTTCGTGTaaagatttaaataaaaataatcaaaccctttttttgataaaaataaaacagataaGTAAAAACACACCAAACATATTTCAAAGTAGCCTGCCTATGAACGTATGTGAAACCCGCCAAGCTATCTGAATCAAAACTTCATGTTTTTGACTGTCGGGCCTGTGCAAGATTGTTAAAAATGATACTTTGAAATAATCATGTTTAGAGTCCTAATTTTCAACATATCTGAAAAGATGGTAAGtttaatgtaaaaataactactgtacaaaaaaaaagttttaattgtTCTGTActgtttgtattttatttatggtAGCTTAATATTCATGTTTTGATAAAAATGAACAGCATGTTCATTTGAGCAGAAGATCCATAGTTACTCATGAAGAGCATGTCCACTTTTCATCTGGAGTACCTTGTattcttccttattttttcctaatactgTTTCTGATAAATCATCTTGAAACACAATTTTAGAGTgcagtatttttctcttttactgtTCTTGACAAACAGAAGAGTCAGAAAGGGGACATTTACATCTTCTAGACTAGAGAAAGGTAGACAATCCTCCATTTAAAACTAAAATCAGTGGCATTCCAGAACTAGTACCCCCTCCCCAAAGAAGAATGATCTTGTATATAATGGCAAAGCAGTAGCTTAAGCTCACACAGCACCTTCAGCCCAGCCACCGTTCAGATCCTTACGCACTTTAGTGCCACTTTGCAGTACTGTAGGAACTGCAGGAACTGTGAACCTCTTCGGAGAAATGCCATAGCTCCAGACCCTGAGGCAATGTAAGATCTTAAAAGTCACTGTAACAAAACCTGTACGTTTCTCCCAAGCCAGTTTATGAATATGTCAGTATGCAATTTATAAAAGCAGAGCCTTACTGATCaaagtttaaataaaacatggaaaaaaaaaagtggaagagTCTAGATTGCCTAAATTTTTATGACATACAAGACTGGCGCTTTTGTGGACTTGTGATTGTATCTGAAATTTAGTACCATTTGGTCTTATCAGGAAACAGTCCATTCAGTGAGGAAAAATAGCTTCAGAAATTTTGTGTCTACAAAAGTCTGCAAGCAAAAGAACGTGTGCATCATATGGATATCCATTACATTGTGATCCACTTGTTTTTAAATGGGAATGAAACTATCTTTAATTTATTAAACAGACTTGCTTTTGTCTAGAAAAGGAGGCATAGGAATCAGCTTTTCTCTGCACTGGTAATTCTGCACTGCCttattttgatttcaaaatctatttcagcatttttgttCTTCTCATACTGAGATTTCATTTATTATACATCAATAGTTGAAATGTAGGCCTGTCCTTTTTGTCAAAATATGGATCAGCATCTTCGTTTTTATCTGTGTCAAATCTAGTTGGTTAAAAGTGTGCATGTAAACACAGTGTAAATTTCTGTAACAGTGATTCTTCTTGTTAGAAGCTCTTTAAAACATCATGTACAGTACTCCAGTAGAAAAACTGCCGATGTAAAATatgcttttcaaaaaaaaaaaaaagagctaacTTAATTGTTTTTATATGAAATCTGGGCGAAGTGATTTCTTGTATTTATGCTAaattagcaaaatatttttactccATGTAGTAGCTGGaaaggttttttatttgtttccacAAGAAGTCCTACATGTTTTATATGAACTGCATTGAAAAGTCTAGTTCTCTAGGGACTGGATTCCAAACTTGCAAAGTATTCCATCTCCTGGGAAAGCGCACTCATGTTGGTTATCTGGCTCAGCAATTCCACAGCCTCTGTTCCTCACAGTCACAGACCACTCTAGTCTCTTTCTCTAAGGCTGAGTAGCCAGGTAAGTGCCTGTGTTCTCCAATGCCATACAGCAAATACCCAtgatttttaaagagaaatgtgCTAGTCCTTAAAGTTCTGCACTTAAGAATAAATTTTTCTGTTCAAGATATTCTAAGGGCAAATATAACAAGTCTTTGTGTATATAGGGGTCTTGCTTTAACAGCGGGCTTAACCTAGGCACTCCCTTAACACCAGCACCAAAAGCACAAATCTCTTCTGCTTGAGCTGGACAGTAGATGAGGATAAGTAGCAGCTCTTTAACTTCAGACTGTGTTGGAGAGACACACACTTTACTGGGGTATTTCTCTCAGGGGAAAGTTAAATTAAATCTTTTGCTTTGTTATTCATGCCTTTACTGAgcaataagaaattattttcttggcCCCTGTGCTTTCAcatgaaaaatatctttaataagCACAGTAAATGATTAACTTTACAAAATACTTCTCAGCTAGCTTTAAATACTGAGGTGATGATTTTTTAGTATTTCCATTGGCACAGATTTCTGATCTCAGTCCTCTGTAATACTAGCATCAGTAAAAACTTTGGAGTATTTGGATGTGTAAGTTCCATGCCATTGGGGCATCAGGGGTCAATACAGCCAAATTCTCTAAAGCCTGCAGCGTAGGATAACAAGGAGTACCTTGTAAGAGAGAAGTAGAGGGAGTGGGGACTATAGAAAGCATTTGTGATACACTGTTTTCCTATGTTTGAAGTAGCTCATTCATGGGAGTCACAAAGTAAAATGTGCAGAATGAAGATTTAAGttgaaaaaatattccaaattgACTGGATGGTGATAATGTAACTAATAATACTTTTCTTTTGATGCAATATGGTATTTTGTGATCAAGATTTGGTCTCAAGATACAAAGTAAAGAAATCTTCTTTAGTTCTTACAGTAAGTTGTAAAGTCAAGTCTGTTTATAATTCATGGAGAGTTCCTGGTAGCTACTATTAATAATACCACCACACCTTCTAAAATAGATAAACTCATACTGAGGAAGAAACATGTAACCGCTCTTTTTTTCAAGAGGTTAAGCCTGTTGCCCGGCCAAATCCATGCCAGCAAATAACAAAGCTAAAGCCTTTTCTAGCATGTATAAGTTAACTagagtgattaaaaaaaaaatagttgaaaCCCTGACCAAAACAGGTAGGTCAATTTAGCTGAAATCTAGAGTAGGATGTAGAAATCAGGTGAGAGTCAAGTTTCCCATCACTTGATTAaactttgatttattttttagaaCAAAAAGCCATACTCTTAATTTAAGGAAAAGCAGGCTTAAGTCATgggatggaaaatattttagtgtTATTTTCTGGGCTAGTATGTAATAATACATGCTGTgtcccatttcccagctggtTAATATTCATGTTGATAACCAGTCCTTTCATTTTGGGTAGGCTGTTTCTTTGTGATAAAAGTATTATGTTACTAAATGATAACCAGCAGTATTTGCTTCTGTATCAACACAGCGTATTATTTGTGGAAATATCTACATTACTGATAGTCTCTATCAGCTTTATTTTCAAGATATCTGGCTACTGATAAACACTGCTAAAAAGCCCTGTATATATTTGTGATTATATTGCATCATTCACAAAAATGAGTCAAACaaaagtattttcctttcttgaaaCAAACTGGAATTTTCAGGCAAACCATTATTGGAACAGCACCTAAAAGCCTTTCCTCTCTTGGAAAAAGGTGCATTGTTAAATATACATAAAGCTTTAATTGATGCTAGACATGAAATTAGAATTTCGTTGGCACGATTACAGCAATTGCAATTGTTGCTTAAGAGCTGTTACTCATGTCCATTGAAACATCCTTAAAATTAAAAGCTGGTCAGAAGCTTCTAATATTCTTTGTTGAGCTGTATGCCACGTAGATCAGAAAATTCTAGATTTGTAAAGctttacaatttttttatttacatatgTTCCAGCTAGTGAATCATAATTAGAGTTgacatttgtttattttaatgccACCGGTTCCACTCCATAGTAACTATCACTTGCTATAGATAAGGTTCAGCTGCTCCCCTGCTCTGCTAACAGTGGGATCCTGCCTTTGGTCCAAGTGCTGCAGGACCCCTGTGTGGTATTAGTGGTGCTGTTACTCACTAGATTGCTGACTGATCCCAGGCCAGATCCAGTTTCTAACCTGATCTGgctgttttatttcagtaaacTGATCATGTTGCTTTCCCTGCCTCCCAGGCAGTACCTTCACAAACAGCTGCTTTGTTAAAGATCCTATACATATATTTGTATGCAAAACTGATATAAAGGGTTTTATTAGTTCAGATGTTCCTGACAGAAATGTGATACCCTGGATAGAGAGTACTGGGCTCAGACAGAGGAGACTTTGCTTTTGTCCTGTTGTGTCATCATGTTCTCTGTGCTCTGGTTTGTAATGTACTTGGAGATACCGTGATAAAACATAATTCTATAGAACAGGTAAAATACCATTTTATTCTTGTGTTCTGGCATCGTAACTAAATTTTTGTACTGCAGGCTACGCCATTTTCCAAattcagcccagcccagctcagaaATGACCAGAAATTATTCACTAACATGAAACATAGCTGAAATGAGGCCTCCTTTCCTTAGACTGGATTAATTAGCAGAAGTTAAAAAGTAAATTTCACAGTGAAAAATAAGACTAAAAGCTGTGTGTACTATACAACATTTACCTGTCCAGTGCTTAACATTTGAGCAGCAAGATTGTAGTTTTCCTGCAACACCATACTTGGCAGCAACAAGCAGCCTTACTCCTCTGCATGTTGTCTTCATTTGCCAGTTGAATTCTCTCAGTTGAAACTCCTTGTCTAGGCTGCTCCTGTAGCAACGCAGGTGTCCTTACTCAAACATAAAGCAAGACAGACCCATGATATCCTTTTAAAAGGCATTTGTTAAATAAGGGTCTCCACTGTTACAGCTCATGAGTTTTATAAACCAACATTCATTGTGCcagttgttttatttcctgaaaCAGTCAGGAACAGAAGAGGATGACACAGAAAATCCGAAAGCATTTGGGGGTGTTATGCTTTCCCGCTAAGACTAAAGAGTAATTCTGTCATCTGCTTTATTATGGTTGCAGGACAGTTGAtgtaaaatactttgaaaatctAGAATTAACTCAGAGAATATATTCTATagaatttatttctaaaatactaAATGTgattactatttttttaaaatggtaGAAAGCTGttattttcaaaacagagtCTAGTTCACGTACATATTCCTTGGTATGAGAAATCTCAGTATTTGCCTTTTCAGTgtttcaaagtttttttttaatattcttgaTTTTGCTATTCTCTGTAATCATTGTCAGTGTGCAAATTAATGTCCATTTTCTCCAAGAAGTGTCGAATCCAAAGTGCAAATACTGTGAAGTGATGAAGAAGTGCAATGTAGTTTTAAAGATATCTGAGTCTACAAACACTTGAGTTCTTCAcaagtttttccttttcactgtCTCTTCCCTCCCTTAAATCCAAGGCAGCTTTTAATTTTATGGATAACAGAACCAGAGTATAGTTTCCACTTAAGGATGAATGTTGTAACATCTTTGAGGACTTTTCTGCTACCCTAATAGCTGATACCCTAATAGCTGATTTTACTTTATATGAACGTCCACTTTATGAAACACCTGTTTTGCAGCcttagtattttctttttagttccttccttcctgttgGTGTTTCGGAGGTCTGTTGTACAGTAAgacttttcattaaaattgaGCACAAGGGCAACTCACTGCTCTTTGTGCTCAGAATGAGATTTTGAAAAGCCAGGTTGGGTGGGTTTTTGAACAACATGATCTAATGggtggcgggggggggggggttggaactagatggtaTTTCAGATCCTTTCCTAAccaggccattctgtgattctagaattaaaatatatattgccCTACTGCTGTGTTTAAGGTTAGGTAGACACCCACACCTCAGAAGGTCCCACTGACTGGAGAACCATATTCTTGGTGCTCTGTGTTGCACCTTCTCAGCTGAGATCACAGTCCTTCATTCAAGGCTGGGGGTGGAACAAAAGAAAAGTCAAAAGGTAGATTTTGTACTTTATTaacacaattattttaatttagagCTTAGCAATGACACTTCTCTTTCATGAATGAATGTCCAGGAAACCCAAGTCAAAAAAAGTTTGTCTCTCATCTACGGTCTGGTCTAACTTCACTTTTCCAACAAACCATGAAGGTGGGATTAGCTTTTCTTGATAGGGAAAACAGTAGACGATACAAATGTGCATCATTGTTCTAATACAAGGATCAAGATAATCCTTTGTCTTCAACACTGGAGTGAATGCAGGGAGGATAGAAAGAACAGCTTAGAGGAAAAGCAAGATGAAGGCAAGAGGCAGATTGatgaagattatttttcttttaaaaggcaaaataaagcatattaaaaaaaaaaacaacagaaggaaaaaggcaAATTATGATCTCTTCAGAGCAAGGATGGAAAAGTATATGGGCATTCACTACAAGGTTGCCCATGTTAGATTGAAATATTGTTTCTGTTATTTAATATATTGTAACCAAACATGAAC
This is a stretch of genomic DNA from Anomalospiza imberbis isolate Cuckoo-Finch-1a 21T00152 chromosome 7, ASM3175350v1, whole genome shotgun sequence. It encodes these proteins:
- the CSRNP3 gene encoding cysteine/serine-rich nuclear protein 3 isoform X1 translates to MSGILKRKFEEVGGTSPCSCVWESDDDVSSSESADSASNVHPSASNHFTRTCDSIAAMSGILKRKFEEVDGSSPCSSVRESDDDISSSESADSGDSVNPSTSNHFTPSSILKREKRKRTKNVHFNCVTVYYFTRRQGFTSVPSQGGSTLGMSTRHNSVRQYTLGEFAMEQERLHREMLREHLREEKLNSLKLKMTKNGTVESEEANTLTLDDISDDDIDLDNTEVDEYFFLQPLPTKKRRALLRASGVKKIDVEEKHELRAIRLSREDCGCDCRVFCDPETCTCSLAGIKCQVDRMSFPCGCTKEGCSNTAGRIEFNPIRVRTHFLHTIMKLELEKNREQQVPALNGCHTEISAHSSSMSPGPHPVEYSIAENFEIETEAPATVMHSQSAEDLDCPGEEEEEEDGSSFCSGVTDSSTQSLAPSESDDDEEEEEDEEEDEEEEKADDFVESMSSHADMVPLPSVLCYSDGTAVHENHSKNASYYTNSSTLYYQIENHVAGTANQIGETYSERDAVKNGSLSLVPYNMTSEQFVDYTRPSEETFSSPHYPSANPSVIVCCSSSEGDGSAPCNSLYTEHRPSHPPVEFHSYLKGPSQDGFVSALNGDSHVQEHPAENSLNLPEKSRLHEECIKSPVVETVPV
- the CSRNP3 gene encoding cysteine/serine-rich nuclear protein 3 isoform X2, translated to MEKGGVNLSFCTDRAETQKPDLQVHGDSIAAMSGILKRKFEEVGGTSPCSCVWESDDDVSSSESADSASNVHPSASNHFTRTCDSIAAMSGILKRKFEEVDGSSPCSSVRESDDDISSSESADSGDSVNPSTSNHFTPSSILKREKRKRTKNVHFNCVTVYYFTRRQGFTSVPSQGGSTLGMSTRHNSVRQYTLGEFAMEQERLHREMLREHLREEKLNSLKLKMTKNGTVESEEANTLTLDDISDDDIDLDNTEVDEYFFLQPLPTKKRRALLRASGVKKIDVEEKHELRAIRLSREDCGCDCRVFCDPETCTCSLAGIKCQVDRMSFPCGCTKEGCSNTAGRIEFNPIRVRTHFLHTIMKLELEKNREQQVPALNGCHTEISAHSSSMSPGPHPVEYSIAENFEIETEAPATVMHSQSAEDLDCPGEEEEEEDGSSFCSGVTDSSTQSLAPSESDDDEEEEEDEEEDEEEEKADDFVESMSSHADMVPLPSVLCYSDGTAVHENHSKNASYYTNSSTLYYQIENHVAGTANQIGETYSERDAVKNGSLSLVPYNMTSEQFVDYTRPSEETFSSPHYPSANPSVIVCCSSSEGDGSAPCNSLYTEHRPSHPPVEFHSYLKGPSQDGFVSALNGDSHVQEHPAENSLNLPEKSRLHEECIKSPVVETVPV
- the CSRNP3 gene encoding cysteine/serine-rich nuclear protein 3 isoform X3: MSGILKRKFEEVDGSSPCSSVRESDDDISSSESADSGDSVNPSTSNHFTPSSILKREKRKRTKNVHFNCVTVYYFTRRQGFTSVPSQGGSTLGMSTRHNSVRQYTLGEFAMEQERLHREMLREHLREEKLNSLKLKMTKNGTVESEEANTLTLDDISDDDIDLDNTEVDEYFFLQPLPTKKRRALLRASGVKKIDVEEKHELRAIRLSREDCGCDCRVFCDPETCTCSLAGIKCQVDRMSFPCGCTKEGCSNTAGRIEFNPIRVRTHFLHTIMKLELEKNREQQVPALNGCHTEISAHSSSMSPGPHPVEYSIAENFEIETEAPATVMHSQSAEDLDCPGEEEEEEDGSSFCSGVTDSSTQSLAPSESDDDEEEEEDEEEDEEEEKADDFVESMSSHADMVPLPSVLCYSDGTAVHENHSKNASYYTNSSTLYYQIENHVAGTANQIGETYSERDAVKNGSLSLVPYNMTSEQFVDYTRPSEETFSSPHYPSANPSVIVCCSSSEGDGSAPCNSLYTEHRPSHPPVEFHSYLKGPSQDGFVSALNGDSHVQEHPAENSLNLPEKSRLHEECIKSPVVETVPV